The genomic stretch atgatgatgatgatgatgacgacgacgatgatgatgatgatgatgatgatgatgatgatgatgatgatgatgatgctgctgctgctgctgatgatgatgatgatgatgattatgatgatgatgatggcgatgatgacgatgatgatgatgatgatgacgatgatgatgatgatgatgatgatgataatgatgatgatgatgatgatgatgatgatgatgatgatgatgatgatgatgatgatgatgatgatgatgatgatgatgatgatgatgttgttgatgatgatgatgatgatgatgatgatgatgatgatgataatgatgatattgatgataatgatgatgatgacgattatttTGTTGCTATGACACTGTCATAGCTACTCGGCATTGCAGTAAACAGCATAAGATCCGATTCAaatcaattttgaaaagtttatatgAGTGTTGTCAggcgaaaatgggtcttgtgtCATATGTGGATTGTGTCGCTCCAAATTcaatcatcatcgccatcatggccatcataataaaataaaacacaatgcaaatcaaacaaaaacattacAAGGTATTCCAAAggtttgtattttataatgtgtttgtttttgctcGCTTAATTTGATTACCTACTAAGCTGCATACGGTATTCAATCTTACTGTCAATTATcttcaataaatataatgatacatgatGTTAGATTACCGATAATGTGAATCACTAAGCAGTAGCATTACTTTTGGTAAACTTGCAGAAGCACACTCAATTAAAAAGATTTCGCAAAATGTTGTAGTGTGATGATGAAAGAAAACAGATTTAtggtgataataatgatgataatgatgaacatgatgttgttgttgatgataataaTGTAATGGAATACGAATTTTCTGTGAAAAACAGTTCTAATCAGTTCAAGCATAAACACTTACAATAAAACAACTCTGCGAATTGTTAACGGATATACGTCCGCAAGTACCGTACATGTTTCTTGTTATTATACTTGTTAATTACTAATAACTTAAGCACTGCAGCTTTAAACCAATTGTTCTTATTCGAATACAGTAACAAAATTAcgttatttatgttaattttacatatttaataatgtatttattcaatactttgaattAAACTAGTATATTctataaaaataagaaatacgTCAACAGCTTCAAAGAACAtcaacaactttgaaaaaaaaacacgcacCGTTTGTTTCCCCTATGCCTCTTGTAAACTAGGGAAAGCAAAACCTGTTTGAtctgtttttttacaattttttacgTTGTTGGTGGCATACATTTTCCGAGACGGCGTCAGAATAATAAAAGACAACTATTACAAGATATTGAGCAGTAAACTTTAGTgaattaaaatatgaataatatttgagtTCATTCAAATCTATGATTGAATACTTTAATTTACGCCGGGATAGTGTATTCCATTGTAATCATTAGTGGTTCTGATTTCAGCTAAGACTTGAGTtcaataaaatgtgtaataatgtgAGTGTACATTTTTACAGTGTATTTAAGACCGAGTTCACAAAAAGCCGAAGGTCTATTGAAACGCTCTCATGTCCGTTTCCTGAGTACAAACCGTACATGGTCTCTTAAGGAAGACCCAATGAATGCTCCCAAAGAGATTGAACCAGTGACGttccagtcgctaggcggacaccacatccactacgcTATGGCGAAATCATGTCGTAATAATTACGTTATACTTGTGGCGTTCACTGAAATTTCACGGACTTTTGGGACGACCCTCGTATGGTAAAAGTTTGtcactttaaaacaataaatgtggcttcaattTAATATACGATGGTTTCAACAGTTTTAAGTGTAAACGGTAaggtgtatgtatatatattaaatgtttgCCTGCTTAcctttacattttaaatagtaatgCTTGTCATCCTTCTTTGTCTTTAATTTTCTGATTTCCCTTTTGGCATCGTTCACTTTTGCAGAAAAGTCGGCTCTTCCGGCATCTATGCACGATTGTATCACATGTCTTCCTCTGGTAGTTTGTGCAGCCAGTTCCAGTGCACCTGCCTCAGTCCATGCAGCTAGAACGTCACTGCCGTCCATTACGGCCGATTCAATGCCCTGTTTCCCTCTTATTACGCGTGTTGTCAGCTCACGCGCACCTGCCACAGTAGCTGATACGATAGTGTAACTCCCGTCGATTGTCACCGATTCTATTGTCTGTTTCCCTCTGTGTGCTGTCAGTTCCAGCACATCTGCCTCTGCAATTTGCAGTCGATTTAATTTAAGCCAATCATAGTGTACAGATTTTTAAGATGAAGGTAATATGATGATTTTATCATAATGGGAAGATTTGTAATTTAAAAGGCGATCCAATTTTTTATtcttaaactaaaaaaaatcacactatacagtttaatatattttacgaATGAAAAATAGTATTGTTGATTAGTCTCTTTAATTTATGACCTGTAACAAGATTTGAAGTTTGTCTAACTTATTCTGTAAACAGAATCAGTGTGTGAGCGAAATGTTTGTAAAAAGAGCGATTAAGGtagtattgttcttgtttttgCATTAGTGTAGCAATCGTTAACTGTATCAAGTAAAATGTGTCTAGTAAGCGCAAGTAAAGGTCCTTCCCAAAACTCTCGAACGGTATTAAGGTAACAAATTACACTAGTAAGCGCAAGTAAAGGCCCTTCCCAAAACTCTCGAACGGTATTAAGGTAACAAAGTACACTAGTAAGCGCAAGTAAAGGTCCTTCCCAAAACTCTCGAACGGTATTAAGGTAACAAATTACACTAGTAAGCGCAAGTAAAGGCCCTTCCCCAAACTCTCGAACGGTATTAAGGTAACAAAGTACACTAGTAAGCGCAAGTAAAGGTCCTTCCCAAAACTCTCGAACGGTATTAAGGTAACAAATTACACTAGTAAGCGCTAGTAAAGGCCCTTCCCAAAACTCTCGAACGGTATTGAGGTAACAAATTACACTAGTAAGCGCAAGTAAAGGCCCTTCCCAAAACTCTCGAACGGTATTAAGGTAACAAATGGCATCATTCATCATGACTGTGTCGTGATCCTTGATGGTAGTTTCAAAGTGTATGTAGACCACGTTTCTTGACTGTGTCGTGATCCTTGATGGTAGTTTCAAAGTGTATGTAGACCACGTTTCTTGCTTGATGACACTTATATGGAGACTGATGACGAATGCCGTGTAACATGTCTTCGGCTTAATGGTATCATTCATGTGTACAGATGAAACATAGTGTTCGTACATTGCATGCTGGGTATGCGCATGCTGGTTTGAGCAGAGAGACGtatgcaataggcgcagtgcatattGAAATCAAAGATTGATGCGTTGAATCAATACACGCCATGATAAGATGTGAGTTTCATCCACATGTTCAAGTCTTATGAAAAAGTTGATTTAGTAGAGGAAAATCATTTTGACTTTATGGGAATTCGGCCTTAATTCCACAGATTTTGTAATATTATGAAACCTTGTGACTTTCAGAACGATCTGCAAGAAAGTGTAACACTTTTTGGTTTACTCATCAATGTACTGGTAACTGGATAGTGCAAAGTCATATTTGAACTCAATTTTGGAAACTGCTTTGTCATCGCGTACCTGTGGGAATACTTCAGACACATTGTTATTTGACAGTTAAAccgatatttaaatataaaaatggaacAATTTGACAGTGTGGTCGAATTAAATCGTTACTGAAGTTAAAATCAGGATGATCGAATTAAATGGTGATAAAATAGTTTTGTCACTGAGGTTTAAATCAGGAAAATAGAATCAAATGATCATGAAACTGCTCTGTTATTGTGTTGGAGTGTGGGAATAGTCCTCGTTGTTTACTGTTTAAAACATGTGAAACAGTTATCATGTTTTTGGAACATGTCAAAAAAGCCGTAACAATTTCATATAGAGAGCCACTTCGATAGCGAATCGCACAAACTACTTCCCAATTTAAGGCTTCTGGCGAAAGTGCTTGAGACGGGCATTTACTTGttggacggattatatttgtgttgtagTATCTTGTTTCTATCttgtttcaattatttaataagaattataTACAGAATAATGCAAATCTTTACGATCATTTAACCAAGAATAAAAGTTGAACTTTGGTAGAAAAGGACTTGTTGCCTTCTTTCGCAAACTGATGAGTAGTGAAACGAATCTGGAacttttaagtcaaaacaaaaaatttacacaacgcgacttaaacgaaCCATAGAACACGTTTAAATACACATTAAAGAGTTAATCAACAACAAAGTACCACAAAAGGATGAAAGAAGACAGTAGAGAAACGTAACCTCTGAAAAATGCATCCATACTAGACAACTCTTTTGTGCAATAATAGTGTTTAATATTCACTCAACAAACTTATTGACTGTTGTGATTTACCTCGTGCTTTTGTACACAGTGTTACCATAAGCTTTAGAACCTTTCATCCGATATATTTTCAGTTCCCATGCTTTTTTTACGTATGGCCAGTGGAACATGGTGAAGCATATTCTCCTCACCTTGACTTGTGCTGGGATCCACATTCTCCTCCGGAACAGACTCCATGGTTAAGTGGTCGCCGACAGCCACTGCGGGTGCCTCTGCTTGCACTCCAGCATACGGCGCCTTCGTACCTTTTGACGCTTTCGCGCCCATAAGCTTGCGCTTTGTTGCAGGTAATGGAATTGCAACTTTGTTTCAAACTGAAGGTATAAAATAATGCATGAACAATATAACCGACATTGTACTAGCAGTTGCTT from Dreissena polymorpha isolate Duluth1 chromosome 10, UMN_Dpol_1.0, whole genome shotgun sequence encodes the following:
- the LOC127848795 gene encoding uncharacterized protein LOC127848795, with translation MGAKASKGTKAPYAGVQAEAPAVAVGDHLTMESVPEENVDPSTSQEADVLELTAHRGKQTIESVTIDGSYTIVSATVAGARELTTRVIRGKQGIESAVMDGSDVLAAWTEAGALELAAQTTRGRHVIQSCIDAGRADFSAKVNDAKREIRKLKTKKDDKHYYLKCKGKQANI